In the Candidatus Bathyarchaeia archaeon genome, TTTTACGGCTTATTTTTGGGCTATTTTGTTGATTGCCCTCCTATTTGGTGTCTTTAGCCATCTCCATGTATCCCCCTTAAGGGGCTTTGATGGTGGTGCAGCTTCCTTAACATAGCAAGATTTGCTTTAGACTTAGGTATGCGTAAAGTTAAATAATGAATTGTCGCATTGCATCAGCTGAGGAAACAAAATGAGTCGAAAACGCAAAGAAAGCCAAGGTCCAATGCCTGCTGCAAGTGCAGGGTTGCTGAGATTCTTTGAGGAAGAAACCGAAGGCATCAAAATCAGACCTGAACTGCTCATGGTCCTGTCTGTGGGTTTGATTGTGGTTTCTGTTCTGGCTAACGTCTTCTAATCTTCAGTTCTTTATCC is a window encoding:
- a CDS encoding preprotein translocase subunit Sec61beta, whose translation is MSRKRKESQGPMPAASAGLLRFFEEETEGIKIRPELLMVLSVGLIVVSVLANVF